Genomic segment of Shewanella sp. OMA3-2:
ACCTAAAAACAGCATAGGAATAAGTTCGGGTAACCCAGTACTAATAGCACTGCGAATAAAGTTGATGTTTTCAACATAGCCGCGGACATAGGAAATATCTTTGGTAAAGAAACTGCCGCCTTGCACCATGCCGCCACGAAATACACGTTGGGTAACGCGGTAACTGTCTTTTGAGCTTAAGTGCAGGTTTCTAAAATATCGGTACACTTCGATAAAGTCAGCCCCTTGTTCAGCCATATCAACCGCAGATACGCGATCGCTGATACGTCTTGCTCTGCCTGGGTTAGAGCTTAGGGTTAACATCTCCATCAACACTGCCAGACCTTCCTGTGAGGCGGTCACGCGTGGCGAGCCTACACTAAGCCAGGTTGCATGGGGTTGAGCACGTCCATTGAGCGTGGTGCCGACATGCACCCAACCTTCATGGACTTCATACACATTCATATCTGATTCGCTGAACATGGCGCGGGTGTTTATTTTAACCGTGTCACCGCCGACAGCGGCATCTGACACAATACCATCGCTAAGTTTTACGTATATTTGGTCATCATGAAAGTAATTAACCAGTCGTTGACTGAGCTGGTTTACTGCCTCTGGTGCTGTGATGATTTTAGGGTGTTGCTTACTCATATGTCTTGCTGCAGGCAATGAAAAAATATGACTTAGCCTGTCACCTAACTGACGTAATGTATGGCGATCTCCGTGTAATTTATGACTGGCACTACCATAAAGCTCTTGGCTGAGTTTGCCAAACATGGGTTTACCACGGTTATTAAGCATATCGATCACAATGCGATATTGGTCGACGTTGGCGATGAGTATTTTGCCTAGTTTGTCTTTCTTTCCTAAGCCTTTTTCAATTGCAGAACGAAGGCCTTTTAAGTCTTGTTGGGTTTTATCTGTATTGAAAGACAGTGGGATAGAGTCATAAAAGTCAGTGCTAATTTCTGGTAATACTTTGGTTTGTTTGGCTAAAAATTTGTCTTCGATTTCACGTGGCCATTTAATGGTGTCGAGGATTTTAATCGGTGCTTGTATACGGATTAACTCATCCGAAAAACGGCGAATATCTTGTTGATAACGAGTTAAAGCATCAGACATTGCATTACCTATGGTTTGATAAATCGTAGCAAAGTGAGCCAATGTTCTCATTAATTGCTTGGTTTCACCAATTGAAAATTTTCATCTGCCATGGATTAATTCGGTGCAATTGCACAGGTTTGAGATCTAAATAAGATGCATTTATTTTTAAGTTATTGAATTTGTTATGACAATTAGTTGGCGTAATCACTGCTTTAACATCTTATGCTAAAGAGGGAGTGGTATATGGCTGCAATGAGTTTTTTAAGTGTTATTGCACGTTATCATGAGCATGAATCGGTTATTCATGAATTATTGGATTCCATTATATTAGGGTTAAGTGATGCATCGATATTTCATCATCCTACTTCAGACAAGGTGTTTACTGGGCTAGCTAAGAGCTATCCTTTTGTGCAATTGCTGTATCTACTTGATAAAAATGGCACTCAAGTGAGCGACAATCTTGTGGTGTCTCAAGGCAAAGTTAAATTATCTGCTAAGGGGCGTGATACCGACAGAAGCCATCGTCCCTATTTTACCGGTTTAGCGGAGCAAGACAGTAGCCGTTATATTACTAGTCCTTATTATCGATTGCTGGCTCAGCCTGCGCAAAATGATCCGTTACTGCTTTTTGGTATTATTATTTTTCTGATCCTTGCTCTGGCCATTTTCGACTTGGGTAAAACGATTTTGGAAGAAGAAGTGTTAATGCATAAAGATATATTTCGTCATAGCTCAACACGGCGAACGATAACCTGCTTTATTTCCACCATCTTAATCGCAATTTCGATAGAAGCTTTGTTAACTATGTTTAAAGCTTCTTTAGGGGAGGAGCAATTGTTGACTCAAAATCAGCAACAAAAATTTAATCGATTGTCTTAAGGATTGAGTTTTTACAGCGATTAAAATAATAAACCATCGTGTTAACGGCTTACCAATAGCAGTTGTAACGATGGTTTTTTATTGGTGTGATGGTTATGCGACTAGAAGAAGTCGTCATCACCAATGGCTTTTCTAAGCTGTGCTTGTTCAAGAAAATCTTCTAAACGCCTTTTTATCTGACGTTTATGTTGCAGATTCTCTGCTCCTTTAGCACTTCTTGGTGAAGTCATCGCTTCAATTTCTGTATCGTCAGGCACTCTTTCAGTGATATTAGCCATAATAAAACCCTCATAACCAATGGTAAACAACAGTACTAAACCAATGAGCTCTTTCTAACTAAAAAATTATCCTTAGAAAAGCAAAATATATTGTTCGATATGAACAGTTTTTTTTACCTTCATGATTTGAGCTTAGCAGTTATTTACTTACAAGCTAATTGAGCGTTAAAGATAGGAAGGAGTGGCTTTGTGCTTTTTAGGTATTTGGCAATTATATTGGGGATGTTGATCTTTGGAGCTGAATTTTTAATACACAAACGCCACCCAAAGGTGGCGTTAAGGCAATTTAACACACTAATGTTAATTGCTTACTTTGCAGGCTAGTAAATAATTAACATGGTAGTACTGTTATAGATCAAAGCTGTATGAATAACCTAAAACAACTTTAGCATCATCATCTGCTAAATCTGTGTTAGATACCATGAAAGAGACGGTGCCGACATCGGTATCAGCGCTTAGTGACACATTGTAGTCAGAATAAGTTTCGCTAAAGATATTTTTAACCACATCGCCTTGTGAATATCCATAATGTACGCCTAGGCTGACTTTTTCTGTTAAAGGAAAGCTGACATTGGCTTGCAAGTAACTCCAATCAGTTTCGCTGTCAGCACCAGAGACATCTGAGTCTGCATTAACGACTTTTGAATAACCGAGTTCTAGCCATTTCCAACCAAGTAAAAATGTTATTTCACCAAAATCATAGCTGCTGTCAGCATCTGGATAAGCGTAATATAAATAACTCACGTCATAAGTGAAATCTTCACCGAATTCACCTGAATATCCAGCATAAAAGTCAGCTTCATAGGTTGCTGCGTCACCAAAATCAACATTTGATGCCCAAGTGCCAGCATAAAAACCAGATTCGTGTGCGTAATCAATTCCACCCTGTACCGCTACAGCACCATCTGTCTGGGTGACTCCTCGCCATAAGTAGTTAGATGTCGCGC
This window contains:
- a CDS encoding TorF family putative porin, which encodes MKKSLLQAVTLSSTLLLSSTAFAEVSANIGATSNYLWRGVTQTDGAVAVQGGIDYAHESGFYAGTWASNVDFGDAATYEADFYAGYSGEFGEDFTYDVSYLYYAYPDADSSYDFGEITFLLGWKWLELGYSKVVNADSDVSGADSETDWSYLQANVSFPLTEKVSLGVHYGYSQGDVVKNIFSETYSDYNVSLSADTDVGTVSFMVSNTDLADDDAKVVLGYSYSFDL
- a CDS encoding PA3496 family putative envelope integrity protein, which gives rise to MANITERVPDDTEIEAMTSPRSAKGAENLQHKRQIKRRLEDFLEQAQLRKAIGDDDFF
- a CDS encoding flavohemoglobin expression-modulating QEGLA motif protein, which codes for MSDALTRYQQDIRRFSDELIRIQAPIKILDTIKWPREIEDKFLAKQTKVLPEISTDFYDSIPLSFNTDKTQQDLKGLRSAIEKGLGKKDKLGKILIANVDQYRIVIDMLNNRGKPMFGKLSQELYGSASHKLHGDRHTLRQLGDRLSHIFSLPAARHMSKQHPKIITAPEAVNQLSQRLVNYFHDDQIYVKLSDGIVSDAAVGGDTVKINTRAMFSESDMNVYEVHEGWVHVGTTLNGRAQPHATWLSVGSPRVTASQEGLAVLMEMLTLSSNPGRARRISDRVSAVDMAEQGADFIEVYRYFRNLHLSSKDSYRVTQRVFRGGMVQGGSFFTKDISYVRGYVENINFIRSAISTGLPELIPMLFLGKLAIEDIPDLYQAYQEGVIAGPKYLPPMFADISGLYAWFGFASGIGNIDLKGVQRHFARSFNKVTFKTPEADLFDDSEFDNNSD